One Chryseobacterium indoltheticum DNA segment encodes these proteins:
- a CDS encoding DUF1801 domain-containing protein yields MNPIQEYFYRIDEPERSTLLFLRKKILESDPENITETLSFGLPFFKFKKKMLCYLYYSKKHQKHYISFYHGDRLDYPELISEGRKKFKILLIDENEDLPVDFILSLIMEVKKHIK; encoded by the coding sequence ATGAATCCTATACAAGAGTACTTCTACAGAATCGATGAGCCTGAAAGAAGTACTCTTCTGTTTTTAAGAAAAAAGATTTTAGAATCTGATCCCGAAAACATTACAGAAACTCTGAGTTTTGGGTTGCCGTTTTTTAAGTTTAAAAAGAAAATGCTCTGCTATCTTTATTACAGTAAAAAGCATCAAAAACATTACATCAGCTTTTATCACGGTGACCGATTAGACTATCCAGAACTCATCAGCGAAGGCAGAAAGAAGTTTAAAATCCTTTTAATAGATGAAAACGAGGATTTACCAGTGGATTTTATTTTAAGCCTGATTATGGAAGTAAAAAAGCATATAAAATAG
- a CDS encoding phosphatidylserine decarboxylase family protein, translated as MKLHKESKGTIAVASILFAIIAAASIYFLEMWSLLIIVPLLVIYSLVFWFFRVPNRDILDHVENVIAPVDGKVVMIKEVEEDEFIKGKAIQVSIFMSPLNVHICRYPVSGDVIYKKYHPGKYLVAWHEKSSTENERTTIAVESLTKHKVVFRQIAGYVARRIVFYCKEGDKAKAGHEFGFIKFGSRMDIFLPLDTEIICKIGDKTKGGVDVIAKMRD; from the coding sequence ATGAAATTACATAAAGAGTCGAAAGGCACCATCGCGGTAGCGTCTATACTTTTCGCAATTATTGCGGCGGCATCTATTTATTTTCTTGAAATGTGGTCGCTTTTGATCATCGTACCATTATTGGTAATTTACAGTTTGGTGTTTTGGTTCTTTAGGGTTCCGAACCGTGATATTTTAGATCATGTGGAAAATGTAATTGCTCCTGTTGACGGCAAAGTAGTGATGATTAAAGAAGTAGAAGAAGATGAGTTTATCAAAGGAAAAGCAATTCAGGTTTCTATTTTTATGTCCCCGCTGAATGTTCATATTTGTAGATATCCGGTTTCCGGGGATGTAATTTATAAGAAATATCATCCGGGAAAATATTTGGTTGCATGGCACGAAAAATCGTCTACAGAAAACGAAAGAACAACCATTGCGGTAGAGAGTTTAACGAAACATAAAGTGGTTTTCAGACAAATTGCAGGATATGTTGCAAGAAGAATTGTTTTCTATTGCAAAGAAGGTGATAAAGCAAAAGCAGGCCATGAATTCGGTTTCATTAAATTCGGATCAAGAATGGATATTTTCTTACCACTTGACACGGAAATTATCTGTAAAATCGGAGACAAAACCAAAGGCGGAGTCGATGTGATTGCTAAAATGAGAGATTAA
- a CDS encoding ABC transporter ATP-binding protein produces MNEYKKILRFARPHQKYIYGSLFFNLLYSVFQIASLGTILPVLGMLFGTIKRENFKAAPVYSGDLVDLFSYLKKYSNYYIQTLVDDYGTLNVLAWLCVITAFMFLLRNIFRYLGSFLLINYRVGVTKDLRGEMYRKVLSLPVSFFTDSRKGDMMSRMSNDVGEVEGNILGSLVDLINAPFMLISTLISLFWLSSELTLFSLLVLPVMGTMIALIGKSLKKDSHEAQNEMGTIFSIVDETLKSSKVIKIFSAEKIMDNRFMGSMQKWINSSIRLGRKKELASPISEFLGSVTFLIIAWYGGKQIIVDQSIAPEDFLVFLGMFFQILPPVKSLSASISNVQKGEASLHRVLEILDADVKIEEIAEPVSISNLNTHIHFKDIGFYYDKSNLILKNFNLIIPKGKTVALVGQSGSGKTTIANLLARFYDVSEGQILIDETDIKHLKLTEYRKLLGMVTQESVLFNDTVYNNILMGKPEATRDEVIAAAKIANADHFISQLPNGYDTNIGDDGGKLSGGQKQRVSIARAVLKNPPIMILDEATSALDTESEKFVQDALEKMMENRTSLVIAHRLSTIQKADWIVVMEKGDIVEQGSHQELMARRGTYHKLVELQNFD; encoded by the coding sequence ATGAACGAATATAAAAAAATACTCAGATTCGCACGACCGCATCAGAAATACATCTACGGAAGTTTATTCTTCAATCTTTTATATTCCGTATTTCAGATTGCATCTTTAGGGACGATATTACCTGTTTTGGGAATGCTTTTTGGCACCATCAAACGTGAAAACTTCAAAGCTGCACCTGTATATTCCGGAGATCTTGTAGATTTATTTTCTTACTTAAAGAAGTATTCTAATTATTACATCCAGACTTTGGTTGATGATTATGGCACTTTGAATGTTTTAGCCTGGCTTTGCGTAATTACCGCATTTATGTTTTTACTAAGAAACATTTTCAGATATTTGGGATCTTTTCTTCTTATTAATTATCGTGTTGGTGTTACCAAAGATCTTCGTGGTGAGATGTATCGTAAGGTTTTATCTTTGCCCGTTTCATTTTTTACAGATAGCAGAAAAGGAGATATGATGTCTCGTATGTCAAACGATGTTGGCGAAGTAGAAGGAAACATTTTGGGAAGCTTGGTAGATTTGATCAATGCTCCGTTTATGTTAATCAGTACATTGATAAGTCTTTTCTGGTTAAGTTCTGAGCTTACACTTTTTTCTCTTTTGGTTTTACCGGTAATGGGAACAATGATTGCTTTAATTGGAAAAAGCCTGAAAAAAGATTCTCATGAAGCACAAAACGAAATGGGAACCATCTTCTCTATCGTTGATGAAACTCTGAAATCTTCTAAAGTGATCAAAATCTTCAGCGCAGAGAAAATAATGGACAACCGTTTCATGGGTTCTATGCAGAAATGGATCAACAGTTCGATCAGATTAGGCAGAAAAAAGGAACTGGCATCACCAATAAGCGAATTTCTAGGATCCGTAACCTTTTTAATTATTGCTTGGTACGGTGGGAAGCAAATCATTGTAGACCAGAGTATTGCTCCAGAAGACTTTTTAGTATTTTTAGGAATGTTCTTCCAGATTTTGCCTCCGGTGAAAAGTTTATCTGCTTCTATTTCTAATGTTCAGAAAGGTGAGGCTTCTTTACACAGAGTTTTGGAAATTCTTGACGCTGATGTAAAAATTGAGGAAATTGCAGAACCTGTTTCTATTTCAAACCTGAATACACACATCCATTTTAAAGATATTGGTTTTTATTACGATAAATCTAATTTGATTTTAAAGAATTTCAATCTGATTATTCCAAAGGGAAAAACGGTTGCATTGGTCGGCCAAAGCGGAAGCGGAAAAACGACGATTGCCAATCTTTTGGCACGTTTCTATGATGTATCGGAAGGTCAGATTTTAATTGACGAAACAGATATTAAGCATTTAAAACTGACTGAATACAGAAAACTTTTAGGAATGGTTACCCAAGAGTCTGTATTGTTCAACGATACGGTTTACAACAATATTTTGATGGGTAAACCTGAAGCAACAAGAGATGAAGTAATTGCAGCAGCAAAAATTGCCAACGCAGATCACTTCATTAGTCAGCTTCCAAACGGTTACGACACCAATATCGGTGATGACGGAGGAAAACTTTCTGGCGGACAAAAACAGAGAGTTTCTATCGCAAGAGCTGTTCTGAAAAACCCACCGATTATGATTTTGGATGAAGCTACTTCTGCTTTGGATACAGAATCAGAAAAATTTGTGCAGGACGCCCTTGAAAAAATGATGGAAAACAGAACTTCACTGGTTATCGCTCACCGACTTTCAACGATTCAGAAAGCAGACTGGATTGTGGTCATGGAAAAAGGCGACATCGTAGAACAGGGAAGCCACCAAGAATTAATGGCAAGAAGAGGAACTTATCACAAGTTGGTAGAACTTCAGAATTTTGACTAA